A single region of the Pygocentrus nattereri isolate fPygNat1 chromosome 27, fPygNat1.pri, whole genome shotgun sequence genome encodes:
- the tcf20 gene encoding transcription factor 20 isoform X2 — MQNFPNSPAHPPPGFHSRGGNMVGSPYPPHLSDPQISPRTTEDYAAMQPAQPILPSHGQHLHLRGQQQQGQVSSIHGYVPRRGAGEVPQAGGHSGSSSTLYRKENMDYYFSVSGRDRNRRGGVYGAGFGFPNMDGHIPHQYRHTSGSISSSGMVSTYPMDYSTSAASGSSTGNSSGSGSFSPTQQFSMAQNASMHPASGAEMHQRQHSQKYPSHQGSHQGQRAYSISGHRIPSQFGHYPPLNAPTAPSGMYNSPPQRYETSSGNMDSKINNSPTHSNPNSSTASNNSGHQENVGQTYPSSHPPYSPQSHPVHKHASRRTPQHSVGGGYDASLKMQHAAAGHAHPKNPQSSSPAAPHHVSQDMSKSPMHSQNQQTHMNQNFSPISNPSPAPSAVHSPSCSSSSSPLLGVSEGQGNTAPPHCLSSQPASNSSLLNTRSSHTSVRPSHTLPQLSPTPSSNSSISSCGSSAGSKTAGLNPNVVSSAMTQNRMGVGSRGGQRDESSSSLCPQDKLSQDPGLNSLNALTSQVANLPNTVQHMLLTDTVLSHKKGRDQLHLQQPAASQQKPKNASAASHIAANEESGDVLESELVDAKRDYGEPTVSEKMRQMGGSSTDSKPVNCYQANQSQTQTQMGQNRHGLHLQMDSKITETSGKQSFSQVSTPCSQIKTPETQTPSSSSPPSVPPFAEPSPNPLSCPPAPSATSSSTSSPIDATRSNCVTDPDLSQSDDKSALREKMTSRMKDERNTVKQEEHCHQEELDNVKHTQDVVSVKVEGSVPSKQNKNEKDDKKSSVQHLHSKHLNTPEQSNVGVVGVIVSARSEQNPEAAKQTEATSPHYATSYHLGKLNYSEEKHSVFRDSGSHNGDGETGMEPYIAHYDVSPKTEFGQNMPSNHCHSGSYKYSSPELPYNTCMGAKNKGKVGPGGGMSANRYQDYGHSQYNFGSLTRKDAGVLGRSGVAVGSRGQDSNSQLQQPYPSLLQEVLQGYHLDRRYGRPEQSSSAHHQPKNMSQSHYHTRLPYRMIENMRSHGVGQSIMMGASVHHQMASGKPHNQSQGPDHEMGLSVLHPSWDSEAQRPKGDHVNLTEKGTTNMSPSYSTHMQQSSDPSAVTPAKHINLADYSLPHRKPPSLATPPSAVQQLLLQETDALAANTETISQTQSQTSSSGRRSVICDVSPSRRTTPERDRGTSGPSVIQQPLSSTGLNEQGCSKEDVKEKKKEEPAEASKVNPIDLARPIGEAHSSVLAKGEPSKTLHAPLEMNPDLHRHSGCKGNTEPRGNASCQHSLSSEPLTSPTRRKPYSQALDGSGMAAYGFGDTVDGSKMNTPHPSHNPFHTLSSPSHIPPSGNKLQTYSHPLSLQHPHSMDDRFDWSANTNRPKEISVHQNSDQKCKIQSPNEVLPNQHHLSRQHSYPGSLYNSGSPYDLKIYEPYAEREGAGSQQLHTGVPHESTGSRTVQISGPKPLEADATQGVTEESAKSFHPPTAASAACSGGPNSSNVTPGTHQGHRPAKTGGSVETNPLMMRRRVRSFISPIPAKRQLQDFSSQRSGSYHSPVPHSESRQSNDSDSSNVDARPKLASPNTPYQTPSTNSPPQGKTKILPPRKGRGLKLEAIVQKITPNKKTSYSNSHVDGDYSDISHYSSDIPDPEIGAPFSSAPNREGGCLPYLDEAHSLDDLLPFRAEDAYSCDSQVLKQSATGPTSGTLRNLPTDFDFGLGTSGSGTGSGTGDDNKDDFTLLGPLPPPPPLPRPVQGSPPPSSSALSDIQQFTNTYQQLETRRGEQSAANLLRQKLQESGMGFDDYGGGDFYGTTPPHSQSPGHHLLSRDPQHQLGSTRMPGSDSKAPENTVPKGYFPSGKKKGRPVGSVNKQKRAQVQVQNATAIPAAPQTPPAAGSAAVTPQTTQNPNTAGESVTASALPDEKPCASVDIPAQNQPVKVEMESDNNQPEVDIKPVKHRQRKGKEGSEVTGSRVRQFRRRRGLASKPELDPQAGTGGNAGLSGVLQDARKNVFSPYIHVERKIAEIGAVCTIVNSEDEKSKGGGKGCGSAVDGPSNGSLVSQMVRKEKENERMQEKGIDEQTDSVQSGKSLPTSGYVLPGPVISETVHTGRFLCCLCQKWANYKNLGDLYGPFYPAEYAAKFPKNQPQIRQVWPNSGSANSGTNLSSVSIELATTDTQLLHQPNINSADNDCTVSQTTNPASPATTIGTASPATGEDLRCLSAKISDDASKTPAQNWDSAPEVVPVVLKPPDLESEFTQKRQQKVEDLQQRPQHRKLTSHPRFKRRHKSSEDLPRTIPINSKASLPFQPPPPSLDSLGPLAQLAQLPLVPLDPEELWVHESCIVWTSGVYLVNGRLYGLQEALDGARETSCSHCEMAGSTLGCYSKGCTLRYHYQCAVEADCYLNEDNFSLRCPKHKFPQNSRPAKPVAAYLEQSERG, encoded by the exons ATGCAGAACTTTCCCAACAGTCCTGCCCATCCGCCTCCAGGGTTTCATAGCAGGGGTGGAAACATGGTTGGCTCTCCTTATCCACCCCACCTGTCAGACCCGCAGATATCCCCCAGGACCACAGAAGACTATGCTGCTATGCAGCCAGCCCAGCCTATTCTTCCGAGTCATGGGCAGCACCTACACCTGCGTGGTCAGCAGCAGCAAGGACAGGTATCCAGTATACATGGCTATGTGCCTAGGCGTGGTGCTGGAGAGGTACCACAGGCTGGTGGCCACAGTGGAAGCAGTAGCACCCTTTACCGAAAGGAAAATATGgattattatttttcagtgaGTGGCAGAGATAGGAACAGAAGAGGAGGGGTTTATGGAGCCGGATTTGGGTTCCCAAACATGGATGGGCATATACCTCATCAGTATAGACATACGTCTGGGTCAATTTCATCTTCTGGAATGGTTTCCACATACCCCATGGACTACAGCACCAGTGCTGCTTCTGGAAGTAGCACTGGTAATAGCAGTGGCAGTGGTTCATTTTCTCCAACCCAGCAGTTTAGTATGGCTCAAAATGCTTCAATGCATCCAGCTTCAGGTGCAGAAATGCACCAGCGTCAACATAGCCAGAAATATCCCTCACATCAAGGATCACATCAGGGTCAGAGAGCCTATTCCATCTCTGGACACAGAATACCTTCTCAGTTTGGCCACTACCCTCCTCTTAATGCACCCACAGCACCATCTGGAATGTACAACTCTCCACCACAGAGGTATGAGACCAGCAGTGGCAACATGGATTCCAAAATTAAtaactcacccactcactccaaTCCAAACTCCAGCACTGCCTCAAACAATTCTGGACATCAAGAGAATGTAGGACAGACTTACCCGTCCAGCCATCCTCCCTATTCTCCTCAGTCTCATCCTGTTCACAAGCATGCCTCTCGTCGCACTCCCCAGCACAGTGTTGGAGGAGGCTATGATGCCTCCTTGAAGATGCAGCATGCTGCTGCTGGCCATGCACACCCTAAAAATCCTCAGTCCTCAAGTCCTGCTGCACCTCACCATGTCTCCCAAGACATGTCCAAATCTCCCATGCACTCCCAAAACCAGCAGACTCATATGAATCAAAACTTTAGCCCAATATCTAACCCTTCTCCTGCTCCATCTGCTGTGCACTCTCCCAGCTGCAGTTCTTCCTCCTCCCCGCTCTTGGGTGTGTCAGAAGGGCAAGGTAATACTGCACCTCCCCACTGCCTTTCCTCACAGCCAGCATCCAACTCTTCTCTCTTAAATACCCGCAGCAGTCACACCAGCGTTAGGCCCTCACATACCTTACCTCAGCTTAGCCCTACTCCTAGTTCAAATAGCAGCATCAGCAGTTGTGGTAGCAGTGCAGGTAGTAAGACCGCTGGTCTGAACCCAAATGTCGTGAGCTCTGCCATGACTCAAAATCGAATGGGAGTTGGTTCTCGAGGTGGGCAGCGGGATGAAAGCTCATCTTCTCTGTGTCCACAGGACAAGCTCTCACAAGACCCTGGTCTGAATAGTCTCAATGCCTTGACATCGCAGGTAGCTAATTTACCCAACACAGTGCAACACATGCTGCTAACAGACACTGTGCTTTCTCATAAGAAAGGCAGAGACCAGCTTCACCTACAGCAGCCGGCTGCAAGCCAGCAAAAACCTAAAAATGCTAGTGCTGCCAGTCATATTGCAGCAAATGAAGAAAGTGGAGATGTTTTGGAATCTGAGCTGGTGGATGCAAAGAGGGATTACGGCGAACCAACAGTCAGTGAAAAAATGCGGCAAATGGGTGGATCTAGCACGGATTCTAAGCCAGTCAACTGCTATCAAGCAAATCAGAGTCAAACCCAAACCCAGATGGGGCAAAATCGTCATGGGTTGCATCTGCAAATGGACAGCAAAATCACAGAAACATCTGGTAAACAATCATTCAGTCAAGTCTCAACACCTTGTTCTCAGATTAAGACTCCAGAAACCCAAACCCCATCATCCTCTTCTCCACCCTCAGTTCCTCCCTTTGCGGAACCTAGTCCAAATCCACTTTCTTGCCCTCCTGCTCCATCTGCTACATCGTCCTCCACTTCCTCTCCTATTGACGCTACACGTTCAAACTGTGTGACTGATCCTGATCTCAGTCAAAGTGATGATAAAAGTGCACTGAGGGAAAAAATGACCTCACGTATGAAAGATGAaagaaacacagtaaaacaggaAGAGCATTGCCATCAGGAAGAACTGGATAATGTAAAACATACCCAGGATGTTGTCAGTGTGAAAGTGGAAGGTTCAGTCCCAagtaaacaaaataagaatgaaAAAGATGATAAGAAAAGCAGCGTACAGCATCTTCACAGTAAACATTTAAATACTCCAGAGCAATCAAATGTAGGAGTTGTTGGTGTTATTGTATCTGCACGTTCTGAACAAAATCCTGAGGCAGCTAAACAAACAGAAGCTACATCTCCTCACTACGCCACTTCTTATCATCTTGGCAAACTCAACTATTCAGAGGAGAAGCACTCTGTGTTTAGGGATTCTGGAAGTCACAATGGAGATGGAGAAACTGGCATGGAACCATACATAGCACACTATGATGTTTCCCCAAAAACTGAGTTTGGACAGAATATGCCATCAAACCACTGTCACTCTGGTTCTTATAAATACAGCAGTCCTGAGTTACCATACAATACTTGCATGGGTGCAAAAAACAAGGGAAAGGTGGgaccaggtggtggaatgagtgCAAATAGATACCAAGACTATGGTCATTCACAGTATAATTTTGGTTCTTTGACGAGAAAAGATGCTGGTGTTCTAGGCAGAAGTGGTGTAGCAGTTGGATCAAGAGGCCAGGATAGTAATTCTCAGTTGCAGCAACCTTATCCTAGTCTTTTGCAAGAGGTCCTTCAAGGTTATCACTTAGATCGGCGCTATGGTCGTCCTGAACAATCATCTAGTGCTCATCACCAACCTAAAAATATGTCTCAATCCCATTACCATACCAGACTCCCTTATCGTATGATTGAAAATATGAGGTCTCATGGAGTAGGTCAGTCAATAATGATGGGTGCCTCTGTTCATCATCAAATGGCCTCAGGAAAGCCTCACAATCAGAGTCAGGGACCAGATCATGAGATGGGACTTAGCGTTCTTCATCCCTCTTGGGATTCTGAAGCACAAAGGCCAAAGGGAGATCATGTAAACTTGACCGAGAAGGGCACAACAAATATGTCTCCCAGCTATTCCACTCACATGCAGCAGTCCTCAGATCCTTCTGCAGTAACACCTGCTAAGCACATTAACTTAGCAGATTACTCCTTGCCTCACAGGAAACCCCCAAGCCTAGCTACTCCACCTTCTGCTGTTCAGCAATTGCTTTTACAGGAAACTGATGCATTAGCTGCTAATACAGAAACCATAAGTCAGACACAATCTCAGACATCTTCTTCAGGAAGACGCTCAGTAATCTGTGATGTTTCTCCATCTCGACGCACCACTCCAGAAAGAGACAGGGGGACTTCTGGACCCTCTGTCATTCAACAGCCACTCTCATCTACAGGACTGAATGAGCAAGGGTGCAGTAAGGaagatgtaaaagaaaaaaaaaaggaagagccAGCAGAAGCTTCTAAGGTAAACCCCATTGATCTTGCAAGACCAATTGGAGAAGCACACAGTTCGGTGCTCGCTAAGGGAGAGCCTAGTAAGACCTTACATGCCCCCTTGGAAATGAATCCAGACTTACATAGACACAGTGGTTGCAAAGGGAACACTGAACCCCGAGGCAATGCTTCATGCCAACACTCACTGTCCTCTGAGCCCTTAACATCACCAACCAGACGCAAACCATATTCACAGGCTCTTGATGGATCAGGTATGGCTGCTTATGGGTTTGGTGATACAGTAGATGGGTCCAAAATGAATACTCCTCATCCATCTCATAATCCCTTCCATACCTTATCATCTCCTAGTCATATTCCACCATCAGGTAACAAATTGCAGACATAttcacaccctctctctcttcagcacCCACACAGTATGGATGACAGATTTGATTGGTCTGCTAACACTAACAGACCTAAAGAGATTTCTGTCCACCAGAACTCTGACCAAAAGTGTAAAATCCAGTCCCCTAATGAGGTTTTGCCAAATCAGCATCACTTGTCAAGACAACACTCTTATCCTGGCTCTCTCTATAACAGTGGCTCTCCCTATGATCTGAAAATATATGAACCCTATGCTGAAAGAGAAGGAGCTGGAAGCCAGCAGCTACACACGGGAGTCCCCCATGAGTCTACAGGCTCACGGACAGTACAAATCAGTGGTCCTAAGCCTCTGGAAGCAGATGCCACACAAGGGGTGACTGAAGAATCAGCCAAGTCATTTCATCCACCCACAGCTGCAAGTGCTGCTTGTTCAGGTGGTCCCAACAGCAGTAATGTGACCCCAGGTACTCACCAAGGGCATCGCCCAGCCAAAACTGGTGGGTCAGTAGAAACTAACCCATTAATGATGAGGAGGAGGGTCCGGTCCTTTATTTCTCCAATTCCTGCCAAGAGGCAACTTCAGGATTTTTCCAGTCAGAGGAGTGGATCTTACCACTCTCCGGTACCCCATTCTGAATCTAGACAATCAAATGACAGTGATTCATCCAATGTAGATGCTCGCCCAAAACTGGCTTCCCCCAACACACCATATCAAACACCCAGCACAAACTCACCTCCACAGGGGAAAACAAAGATTCTGCCACCAAGAAAGGGACGTGGCTTAAAACTGGAAGCAATAGTACAGAAAATTACCCCAAATAAAAAGACCAGTTACAGTAATAGCCATGTAGATGGTGATTACTCTGATATATCTCACTACAGCTCTGACATCCCTGATCCAGAGATTGGTGCACCTTTCTCTAGTGCTCCCAACAGAGAAGGAGGCTGTTTGCCATATCTTGATGAAGCTCATTCTTTAGATGATCTTTTGCCCTTTAGAGCAGAAGATGCATATTCTTGTGATTCTCAAGTTCTCAAACAGAGTGCAACAGGTCCTACCAGTGGCACCCTAAGAAATTTACCAACAGATTTTGACTTTGGGTTAGGCACTTCTGGGTCTGGCACAGGGTCTGGCACAGGTGACGATAATAAAGATGACTTTACCCTATTAGGACCCTTGCCCCCGCCACCTCCATTACCTCGTCCTGTGCAAGGCTCCCCTCCGCCATCCTCATCTGCCCTGTCTGATATACAGCAGTTCACCAATACTTACCAACAACTGGAAACAAGAAGAGGGGAGCAATCTGCTGCTAACCTACTCAGACAGAAACTACAGGAGAGTGGCATGGGATTTGATGATTATGGTGGAGGGGATTTCTATGGCACAACCCCTCCCCATAGTCAAAGCCCAGGACATCACCTCCTCTCTAGAGATCCACAGCATCAGTTAGGCTCTACCAGGATGCCAGGATCAGACTCTAAAGCACCAGAGAACACTGTTCCCAAAGGCTATTTCCCATCAGGCAAGAAAAAGGGGCGTCCAGTAGGAAGTGTCAACAAGCAAAAACGTGCGCAAGTTCAAGTTCAGAATGCCACAGCCATACCTGCAGCCCCTCAAACCCCTCCTGCTGCaggttctgctgctgttacCCCTCAGACTACACAAAACCCCAACACAGCAGGAGAATCAGTCACAGCTTCAGCACTGCCTGATGAGAAACCTTGTGCCTCTGTGGATATACCTGCTCAGAACCAGCCAGTGAAGGTAGAAATGGAAAGTGATAATAATCAACCTGAGGTAGATATAAAGCCAGTGAAACACAGGCAGCGAAAGGGGAAAGAGGGTAGTGAAGTAACTGGCTCAAGAGTCAGGCAGTTTAGGAGGAGAAGAGGATTGGCTTCTAAACCGGAGTTGGATCCTCAGGCTGGCACTGGAGGAAATGCAGGCCTAAGTGGGGTTTTACAAGATGccagaaaaaatgttttttccccatACATACATGTAGAGAGGAAAATAGCTGAAATTGGAGCTGTGTGTACCATAGTCAATTCAGAGGATGAGAAATCAAAAGGAGGAGGCAAAGGGTGTGGTTCTGCAGTTGATGGACCCTCAAATGGTTCTCTGGTGTCTCAGATGgtcagaaaagagaaagaaaatgagaggatGCAGGAAAAAGGAATTGATGAGCAGACTGATTCAGTTCAGTCGGGAAAGTCACTTCCAACATCTGGATATGTCCTTCCAGGTCCTGTTATATCGGAGACAGTGCACACTGGTCGTTTCTTATGTTGCCTGTGCCAGAAATGGGCAAATTATAAGAATCTTGGGGATCTTTATGGTCCCTTCTACCCAGCTGAGTATGCTGCCAAGTTCCCGAAAAATCAACCCCAAATTCGACAGGTCTGGCCAAACTCTGGGTCAGCTAATTCAGGGACAAATTTGTCTTCTGTTTCCATAGAATTAGCCACCACAGACACTCAGTTGCTTCATCAACCAAACATTAACTCAGCAGACAATGATTGCACAGTAAGTCAGACCACAAACCCAGCATCCCCTGCTACTACTATTGGCACTGCGTCCCCTGCTACAGGTGAAGATTTGCGATGTCTTAGTGCTAAGATAAGTGATGATGCCTCTAAGACACCAGCACAAAATTGGGATTCGGCGCCAGAAGTGGTGCCCGTAGTGTTGAAACCGCCTGACCTGGAGAGTGAGTTCACCCAGAAAAGACAGCAGAAGGTAGAGGACCTACAGCAACGACCACAGCATAGAAAATTAACTTCTCATCCCCGTTTCAAAAGGAGACACAAATCCAGTGAAGATTTGCCCCGCACTATTCCAATTAACAGTAAAGCTTCACTGCCGTTTCAGCCTCCCCCGCCCAGCCTAGACTCCTTGGGCCCCTTGGCCCAGCTAGCTCAGCTCCCGCTGGTGCCATTAGACCCTGAGGAGCTGTGGGTGCATGAGAGCTGCATAGTCTGGACTAGCGGAGTATACCTAGTCAATGGGAGACTGTATGGCCTTCAGGAGGCACTAGATGGCGCCAGAGAAACA agctGTTCTCATTGCGAAATGGCTGGTTCCACTCTGGGTTGCTACAGCAAAGGTTGCACGCTGAGGTACCATTACCAATGTGCTGTTGAAGCAG ACTGCTATCTAAATGAAGACAATTTCTCTTTGAGGTGTCCAAAGCACAAG tttcccCAAAACAGTAGACCAGCCAAGCCTGTCGCTGCGTATCTGGAGCAGTCAGAAAGAGGCTga